A single Xylanimonas cellulosilytica DSM 15894 DNA region contains:
- a CDS encoding winged helix-turn-helix transcriptional regulator, translating into MSRSERLCLIRGDQGRTMRSLLDRIADKWVLSIIATLHDGRLRFTDLQRRIPGISQRMLSLNLKHLERDGLITRTVHAEVPPRVEYELTDLAESLIPHAIALADWAREHVPAIEANRDAYEQRR; encoded by the coding sequence GTGTCACGGTCCGAGAGGCTGTGCCTGATCCGCGGCGACCAGGGCAGGACGATGCGGTCGCTGCTGGACCGGATCGCCGACAAGTGGGTCCTGTCGATCATCGCCACCCTGCACGACGGCCGGCTGCGGTTCACCGACCTCCAGCGCCGCATCCCGGGGATCTCCCAGCGCATGCTGTCGCTGAACCTGAAGCACCTGGAACGCGACGGGCTGATCACCCGCACCGTCCACGCCGAGGTTCCGCCGAGGGTCGAGTACGAGCTCACCGACCTGGCCGAGTCCCTGATCCCGCATGCCATCGCCCTCGCCGACTGGGCCCGCGAGCACGTCCCCGCCATCGAGGCCAACCGTGACGCCTACGAGCAACGCCGCTGA
- a CDS encoding DoxX family protein encodes MVVAYWIGAGLLALFYLYSGGIKVAQSKEQLRPMMAWVDDVPMRLVRTIGTLELLGAIGLVLPPLIGIAPWLALAAAVGLVLLQIGGTALHLSRGEVKVIGLNIALLVTAAVTIWLATTWL; translated from the coding sequence ATGGTAGTCGCGTATTGGATCGGCGCCGGACTCCTGGCCCTGTTCTACCTGTACTCGGGGGGCATCAAGGTGGCGCAGTCCAAGGAGCAGCTACGTCCGATGATGGCCTGGGTCGACGACGTCCCGATGCGGCTCGTGCGCACCATCGGCACGCTCGAGCTCCTCGGCGCGATCGGTCTGGTCCTGCCCCCGCTGATCGGGATCGCCCCTTGGCTCGCGCTCGCCGCCGCCGTCGGGCTCGTGCTGTTGCAGATCGGCGGCACCGCCCTGCACCTCAGCCGCGGAGAGGTGAAGGTCATAGGACTGAACATCGCACTGCTCGTGACTGCCGCGGTCACGATCTGGCTCGCCACGACCTGGCTGTGA
- a CDS encoding OsmC family protein: MDLTPFGVRASAGSLRVGDGVVLPHAWSDSGVVAAPVSNGAQLLHLAIAMCVLNDTYREAKRLGLPLDGVTVEADGGFDEQWTSTGVTYSVTIDSSASAEDRARLLAAVDDVAEIPKAFRKGGPVTRVH; this comes from the coding sequence ATGGACCTCACTCCTTTCGGCGTCCGCGCCTCCGCCGGCTCACTTCGCGTCGGCGACGGCGTTGTGCTCCCGCACGCGTGGTCTGACTCCGGCGTCGTCGCAGCCCCGGTGAGCAACGGAGCACAGTTGCTCCACCTGGCGATCGCCATGTGCGTCCTCAACGACACGTACCGTGAGGCCAAGAGGCTCGGCCTCCCTCTCGATGGCGTCACGGTCGAGGCCGACGGCGGCTTCGACGAGCAGTGGACCTCAACCGGCGTCACCTACTCCGTCACGATCGACTCATCCGCCAGCGCGGAGGATCGGGCACGTCTCCTCGCGGCCGTCGACGACGTCGCTGAGATCCCGAAGGCTTTCCGCAAGGGCGGGCCGGTGACCCGCGTGCACTGA
- a CDS encoding type II toxin-antitoxin system PemK/MazF family toxin has protein sequence MRRGEVWTVELDPVRGSEASKTRRCVIVSRDASNKAVETHGRGVVTVVPLTSSVARVPPFQALVPAEPGNGLDHDSKAQAEQVRAVDVSRMVARVGTLRSEHVGAVDDALITHLGLD, from the coding sequence GTGAGGCGCGGCGAGGTTTGGACGGTCGAGCTCGACCCTGTGCGGGGTTCCGAGGCATCCAAGACGAGGCGGTGCGTGATCGTTTCTCGCGACGCGAGCAACAAGGCCGTTGAGACGCACGGGCGGGGTGTCGTCACGGTGGTTCCGCTGACGTCGTCCGTGGCTCGGGTGCCGCCCTTCCAGGCGCTCGTCCCTGCGGAGCCAGGGAACGGACTCGATCACGACTCGAAGGCCCAGGCCGAACAGGTCCGCGCCGTCGACGTCTCGCGCATGGTGGCCCGCGTCGGGACGCTTCGCTCAGAGCATGTGGGTGCGGTGGACGATGCGCTGATCACTCACCTGGGCTTGGACTGA